The genome window GGGTATTCCCCCTTCATTTGCGCCTTTGCGGGCTTCTTCAATTGCTGCATTCATAAATTCATCCATGAACAATCTCCTTATATAGCGTTAAACCGGAAAAAATGACTGCGTCGAAAATAAGCACTTTCCGGGTATTCTGTTCCGGGGACTTATTGCAGTCCCCGGAGCAGAGATCACATCAGAACTGGGGCGGAGCAAGGGTAAAGGCAACAACTCCTTTGGATGTCAGGTATCCTTTTGTCACCTTTTTTGTCTTTTCATCAAAGCGTTCAAAATAGGCCATACCATTCTCTAGAGACTTGAGTTCGCGATAGAGAAAATCAATCACAACCTTTCCTTTAGGGTCAATCATTCCTTTTTTAAAGTCCTTCATTGCAACAGCAAGCCCCTCATGAAATCCTGACCAGAAAGTAATCGTCTCTTTTGCATTTTTCTCTTTCATATATTCTTTTTGAGTTTTACCGTCTGCATTAATAATATAAAAAGTTTCCTGCCACTTTGCATCCATGGTGCTCACCACGGCAAATCCCTCATTTATGGCAAAGGCCTGTTTGTATTTTGGTTCAACAAGAATTTTTCCGGTTGTATCCATAATTCCCCAGAGATTATCCTTGCTCTGAACAAATGTTCTGCCGCTGTTAAATGACATTGGCTCATTGCTGAACTGAAAAGGAATCCGTACAGCACCGGTCTTATCAATAAAGCCCCATTTGCCGTCTTTTTTGACTGCGGCAAATCCCTGCGAGAAGTCACGGATTTCATCATAAGCCGGTTCAATTACAAAATTACCTTTTTTATCAATAAAGCCGTAGGCAAATTCTTTCTGCGCTCCGGCTAGTCCCTCAGTAAACTTTGAGTGCCATGCATTAAGTGCAAG of Ignavibacteriales bacterium contains these proteins:
- a CDS encoding WG repeat-containing protein, yielding MKSIVCFALLIIFTSHIYAQPVVTCTQTGKFSNGMLSYLLNDKVGFVNAKGNIVIPDTYRYYIQEWGELPYFTEGFTMVQDPETELIGYLNTRGEVEMPYMFKNAYNFSEEIAFVRIDDHVSLIDSKGGILARDILALNAWHSKFTEGLAGAQKEFAYGFIDKKGNFVIEPAYDEIRDFSQGFAAVKKDGKWGFIDKTGAVRIPFQFSNEPMSFNSGRTFVQSKDNLWGIMDTTGKILVEPKYKQAFAINEGFAVVSTMDAKWQETFYIINADGKTQKEYMKEKNAKETITFWSGFHEGLAVAMKDFKKGMIDPKGKVVIDFLYRELKSLENGMAYFERFDEKTKKVTKGYLTSKGVVAFTLAPPQF